A segment of the Ictalurus punctatus breed USDA103 chromosome 24, Coco_2.0, whole genome shotgun sequence genome:
ACATGTGCACATGAACCCTCTGTTGTGGTCACTACTTAGCAAAGTTCTGTCTTATTAGCCCAGTCTTTACATTGTTTATACCACTGTAACTTTAATATTAAAATCCTTTACATACAGTGAGATGGAAACAGCGCCTCCTGgtggcaagtgtgtgtgtgtgtgtgtgtgtgtgtgtgtgtgtgtgtgtgtgtgtgtgtgttttgacgCCGGTTAATGACAGTGCTTGGATTCCTTTCTCTACTTCATTACACTTCTAAATGTCAGCATGTTTAGAACCCACACCTGTGAGAACCTGGAGGAACGCAGTCCCGACGTTGGTTGATTGGAGAGCTGAAGTTTCGATGAAGAGCAGACCTTTACTCTCTGCAGGAAGGAGCGGAGCAGAGTTAGCGTTAGCCTTAAACACGATTCAAAGTGTTCTCTGGACACAAAGTTTTTATTACTACAGAACTGTTCTCCAGGAGAACTACAGGAATAGTTGTGCATTAGAAGAACCTTGGTGCTTAGGGTTCTGAGCAAAATCCCAGAACAACACAATTAACCCTGAACTGCAAAATACCACATGCTTAGAGAAAAAATGGTTCCTCAAAGGTTTTAGATTAAGATCATACCCAGTgggatggaaaaaaacaaacctttgtGGTGTTACATAGAACTATTTGTATCTTAAGAGTACTAATTGATTTGCATAAGTATTTTCTAAACATACACTACatgtccaaaagtttgtgcaccctgaccatcacactcgtatgtgcttgttgaacatcccatttattccagatttattcccacGCTTcagagaaggctttccactagatttagATGGTCGGGGTGcgcatacttttggtcatatacaTGTGTACGTTAATGTTCACATGTAGTGGACCACTTTTATGTTAGCAGAACTTTCCACCATCTGTCAAGTCCTCTAACTGTCCTGATAACGTCTTTGAATAACGTTTGTGAACATTCCTACAACGTAGCTGCAACATTTCCAGTACGATCATTAAACTGGGAGCGTTGTGTGAGCAAACAATTATTacgcttttttttctctttacctGCAAAGGCTTTGGCCTCCTCTGTGGGGACTGTGCGCTGGGTTGCCAGATCACTCTTATTCCCCACCAGCATGATGACGATGTGAGGGTCGGCGTGGTCGTACAGCTCCTTCAGCCACCGCTCCACGTTATCGTACGTCAGGTGTTTGCTGATGTCATACACCAGCAGGGCTCCGACCGCACCTCTGTAATACCTGAACAACACATTTCCCATTATACAGCCTCCAATCAGGCCACGCCGACAGCCGGACCACAttcttctgcttttgttctAACCCGGAGCACACCTGAGTCAGGTATCGAACCCTAATTACCTGTTTACCGGTCACAGGTGTGTAGAGCTGTGTGTTACACTCTGCACTCATGTGAATCCGTCACATTAATGCAATTATTTATAACTCTCACACAATtaactgtgtgtatgtttagcTATATAATGCAAATCCAGAAGTACTGGCACCCCTCATGAAAatcatcccttttttttttttacaacacagATAAAACTAATGTCCTGTGAATCATACGGGGGGATAACTAAAAACACTACATCTCTAAAATTacatatagaaaaaaaatgtagactTGTAAATAATCCAGACAAAATAAGAAAACACAGCTTTTTTCACCGTTAAACTGTGGACGCAGTTTAAAGTCTCTACGCCAAATAATACGTCAATTATTGAGTAATATGTAAATTACTGTAATTCACTGAATAATATGTAAGATTCTCTATTTCACATTACAGACGTCCGCAGTATCAGTACCGTTAAACACACGGTGATACTGTCTTATTTTTTATCCACATAGTTGGTGATTTCaatagtattggcaccccacacAATTAATATTTGCTGAAGGCTCTCCTGGAGAGAACAGCGCTGCGTCACTTCCTGTGATATCTAACAAAGTTGGAGACGACCTCACATCCACTCGTCCATTCAGAACATAGTTTCCTGTGCACGTGGACCTCCTCGTAAACTCACAATACAGAGTTTTACAGGATTCAGATCCAGAGAAACAAATCGTTCATCGTTGTGTCTCGCAAACACTTCAATGCATGTTTTATTGATATCTATCTACAGCCTGGgtttaacctcctggcagagacAACCaggttttgtattgtttttctcAAACAGCCACAAAAACAGCTCCAACGCATCACAGACCCACCTCCAGATTTATCAGCAGGGCATCAGATGCTTTTGCTCATAATTGTTTgcgttttttttcctctactgcAGCACATCCGAGCTGCATGTTATTGTGACTGCGGCTTCTAACGGCTGATTTAAAACCAGAAGAATGAACTAAACTGTGCATCTGTGAACATGGTTCCAAGTCTTGGCAAAAATTCCAGCTTAACTCCATCTCAGGAATCGGACCAGATGACCCAAAAAGCACCACAATCTGCGATAGGAAAGTGGAGACGTCACGGTGGTGCGCACGCATTTCTGATTCACGTTTCATTCAACATGGCTTTTTATCTGCACCTGGTCCGAccattatccactccataatcccccCTTGTTACTCTCCCAGTCTTTGCAATATGTTCTTCCTTGTTTAGATGACTGACCTGGCACTCTGAAGGTAAATCAGAAGAAACACTTTCCTACAAAAAACGTATTCCAACCGGAACCAGCAAACGCAGAACGTTTTCCTAAAACTAGTATTTAGTTCCccttgcttatttatttttttggtgggaggggtctgcacttacactttccCATAGCCATAGGCTATGTTTGTGGAAACTGATTCAAtttaatttgctttaaaacaagatCTTAGCTGCTGCAGACTATTTAATAAAGTACCCAGAAAACACCACCTGCAGATTTGAAGTCTTGCTCCAAAATGCAGTTtggtgtaaaaaacaaacaaacccaaaaacctaaacaaaacaTGGCCCTGTCAACGCTGAGTGTGAATCTGTGGTCTTCAGGATCTCTATCTCCATCTTATCACCACCTTCCTGATCATTGGTTTACTTCCTGGTCATTTACTAGTTGCTCCAGATTTTAAACTGCTACGgctctgatctgatctgaagAGAATGATTGTTTTTAGAGCGAAGGTTATCAGTGTCTTCTAGTGTTTTCTGTCTGCAGTTACACACTCACGCTGAGGTGATGGCTCTGTAGCGCTCCAGaccggctgtgtcccaaatctgAGCTTTAATGGTCACTCCATCCAGCTGCACGCTGCGAGTGCTGAACTCCACCCCGATGGTGGTGCGACTGTCGTGGTTAAATTCGCTCTTGGTGAATCGGGACAGCAGGTTGCTCTTCCCGACTCCAGATTCTCCTATTAACACCACTGaccaaagtgtgtgtgcgtgtgtgtgtgtgtgtgtgtgtgtgtgtgtgtgtgtgtgagagagagagagagagagagagagagagatagacatgAAGACATGAACGTCAGTGCACTTTTCTAAGTGGTAAAGCCAAATTTGCATTCCTAACACCAGAAACCATCAGACACCAACAGTGTATTTTCATACAGCACTCAGAAGTCTGACTCTCACCTTTAAAAACAAAGTTGTATCCCAAATCGGTGGCCATGTTCATGTCAGGGTCTGAAGTGCAGATCAGGACGGAGGAAATGAGGAAACTCCACACTGATCAAATCATCTGGCTGTGAGGAGGATGAGTTATGATCCCATGCTGTCGAGATTGCGAGTGTGCTTTACTTCCTGTCCGGATGAGGCTCGGGGTGGACAGGGTGGTGTGTCAGGAGAAACAGGTCTAAccgccaaaacacacacacacacacacacacacacacacacacacacacacacacacacacacacacacacacacacacacacacacacacgcgcgcacaatAACAGGGTGTGGCCAAATCATTCATTTGACTCTCAGCTGTGTGACATTTAAAAGCCAAATGAGGGCGGGGCTTTGAGTAGGCGGctgatgggtgtgtctttaagcTTGAATATGAACCCCGCCCTCTAAAGTAGTTTTGTGTTTTCACACAAGGAGGTTTTGCTAGCAAATATGAGCATAAACGACTAACAATGACTTCCATATATAGACTCAGGGGCAAGGTGGCTTAGtcgttagcatgtttgcctcgtacctccgGGGTtcggggttcgaatcccgcctctgccctgtgtgcgtggtctttgcatcttctctctgtgctttgggGGATTCCTAGCCagtccaaaaacacacactgtaggcatttccaaattgttcatagtt
Coding sequences within it:
- the rab25a gene encoding ras-related protein Rab-25a isoform X2, whose product is MNMATDLGYNFVFKGESGVGKSNLLSRFTKSEFNHDSRTTIGVEFSTRSVQLDGVTIKAQIWDTAGLERYRAITSAYYRGAVGALLVYDISKHLTYDNVERWLKELYDHADPHIVIMLVGNKSDLATQRTVPTEEAKAFAESKGLLFIETSALQSTNVGTAFLQVLTEIHRKVASKQVTRGSISAVTLGTTGPIIEATEESRGCCRKQ
- the rab25a gene encoding ras-related protein Rab-25a isoform X1, which produces MNMATDLGYNFVFKVVLIGESGVGKSNLLSRFTKSEFNHDSRTTIGVEFSTRSVQLDGVTIKAQIWDTAGLERYRAITSAYYRGAVGALLVYDISKHLTYDNVERWLKELYDHADPHIVIMLVGNKSDLATQRTVPTEEAKAFAESKGLLFIETSALQSTNVGTAFLQVLTEIHRKVASKQVTRGSISAVTLGTTGPIIEATEESRGCCRKQ